A single Magnetovibrio sp. PR-2 DNA region contains:
- a CDS encoding glycine cleavage system protein R → MSTTALVSIIGPDRVGLISAISGLLFDLGADLGDTSFAVLGGGAEFTAICDFPDGMDIDRLREELASLPETEKCKINVSHFDLATTHPAWETITHMITVSGGDSPGLMARLCEVFQQFDANIVRLNSERVPGGDHTTYVISASVAIPEATEKSCMAIVANTAGELGLTCKWSKTVP, encoded by the coding sequence ATGTCCACCACAGCTTTGGTTTCCATCATTGGCCCGGACCGGGTCGGTCTGATTTCAGCGATTTCCGGCTTGCTGTTCGATTTAGGCGCGGATTTGGGCGATACGTCATTCGCCGTATTGGGCGGCGGCGCAGAATTTACCGCCATATGCGATTTTCCCGACGGCATGGACATTGACCGTCTGCGCGAAGAGCTGGCCTCTTTGCCTGAAACGGAAAAGTGCAAGATCAATGTGAGCCACTTCGATCTCGCCACCACGCATCCCGCGTGGGAGACCATCACCCACATGATTACGGTATCCGGCGGCGACAGCCCCGGTCTCATGGCTCGTTTATGCGAGGTATTTCAACAGTTTGACGCAAATATTGTGCGGCTCAATTCTGAACGAGTGCCCGGCGGGGATCACACCACCTACGTCATCAGCGCTTCCGTCGCCATTCCAGAGGCCACGGAAAAGTCTTGTATGGCCATCGTCGCCAACACCGCTGGCGAGCTGGGATTGACCTGCAAATGGTCCAAAACCGTGCCCTGA
- the cysC gene encoding adenylyl-sulfate kinase, with amino-acid sequence MKSTNITRVEHRIAAEERHKANGHRGGVIWLTGLSGSGKSTLAFTLEKHLFELGFQAFVLDGDNVRHGLCGDLGFHEHDRRENIRRVGEVAGLFSRSGVVAIAAFISPYQEERQMAREIAGENFIEVHVAASLKVCEQRDPKGLYKKARAGEIKDFTGIDAPYEEPEKPDIRIDTGIETVETCTAQLADLIQKRFKI; translated from the coding sequence ATGAAATCAACGAATATCACCCGCGTCGAGCACCGGATTGCCGCAGAAGAACGCCATAAAGCAAACGGTCATCGCGGAGGCGTCATTTGGCTGACGGGGTTGTCCGGCTCAGGCAAGTCAACCTTGGCCTTCACCCTGGAAAAGCACCTGTTTGAGTTGGGCTTTCAAGCCTTTGTTTTGGATGGCGATAATGTGCGCCATGGCCTTTGTGGTGACTTGGGGTTTCATGAACACGATCGGCGCGAAAACATACGGCGCGTTGGGGAAGTGGCCGGTCTGTTCTCTCGCTCTGGTGTCGTCGCCATCGCGGCCTTTATTTCTCCATACCAAGAAGAGCGCCAAATGGCGCGTGAAATCGCCGGAGAAAACTTTATTGAAGTTCATGTTGCAGCGTCTCTTAAGGTCTGCGAACAACGCGACCCAAAAGGCCTTTATAAAAAGGCGCGTGCGGGAGAAATCAAAGATTTTACGGGTATCGATGCGCCATACGAAGAGCCTGAAAAACCCGATATTCGTATTGATACCGGTATTGAAACCGTAGAAACCTGTACCGCACAATTGGCAGATTTAATCCAAAAACGTTTTAAAATCTGA
- a CDS encoding Crp/Fnr family transcriptional regulator produces the protein MSRDTIVERKAYPAGEVIFKQGSRGRMAYIVQEGLVEIFHHLDAEGNEGEKTVLGTIGKGGMFGEMSMIDDRPRMATARTKEATTVIIVTEQMFLHKLKKADPFIRGLMNIMSQTIRSMSDHQIKEEQQKRTQGQ, from the coding sequence TTGAGCCGTGACACCATCGTAGAGCGCAAAGCTTATCCCGCCGGAGAGGTGATCTTTAAACAAGGGTCGCGCGGGCGCATGGCGTATATCGTTCAAGAAGGTCTGGTTGAAATTTTTCACCACCTGGATGCAGAGGGCAATGAAGGTGAGAAAACCGTTCTCGGCACCATTGGCAAGGGCGGCATGTTTGGCGAGATGTCCATGATTGACGACCGTCCGCGCATGGCAACGGCGCGGACAAAAGAGGCCACGACGGTGATCATTGTCACGGAACAGATGTTCCTGCACAAACTTAAAAAAGCCGATCCGTTCATTCGGGGGCTGATGAACATCATGTCCCAAACCATTCGGTCCATGAGCGACCACCAAATCAAAGAAGAACAACAAAAACGCACCCAGGGACAATGA
- the recG gene encoding ATP-dependent DNA helicase RecG, protein MRPEILYPLFKPTDTLKGVGPRLKPALERLAGEHVVDLLWHLPTNVVDRRHQCKIAEAGHGEMATITVRVGEHIKPPNKRRPYRVLCHDDTGTLVLTFFHAHADYLTKTLPEGELRVVSGTVEHYNNEVQITHPDHIVKEEELDSVLRLEPVYPLTHGVTQKVLAKAINGALGETKPLAEWHDKALQSSRKWPSWHESLMAAHAPDETSALDPKDTTRQRLAYDELLANQLALGLVRRGMRKAKGAPSSGDGHLRQKVTDALPFELTNSQTTSLAEIIADMESDYRMLRLLQGDVGSGKTVVALMSMLAAIEAGGQAVLMAPTEILARQHLKTIEPLAQAAGVTLAILTGREKGKNREGILAGLVSGETKIAVGTHALFQDDVAFDNVRMAVIDEQHRFGVHQRLELAAKGEAVDVLVMTATPIPRTLMLTAYGDMDVSRLLEKPAGRQPVDTRVFPSSKLGSIAEGIARKLDAGTRAYWVCPLVEESEKLDLAAAEDRFEDLKKMYGERVGLVHGRMKGKEKDTVMADFKDGKIDVLVATTVIEVGVDVPEATVMVIEHAERFGLAQLHQLRGRIGRGTEASQCLLVYQPPLGEVAEKRLKIMRETEDGFVIAEEDLKLRGAGELLGTRQSGLPEFRMADLDAHADLLSVATDDAKVILETDPDLQTERGQALRTLLYLFERDAAIKYLRSG, encoded by the coding sequence ATGCGTCCGGAAATCCTCTATCCCCTGTTCAAGCCTACCGACACCCTTAAGGGCGTCGGTCCGCGCTTAAAACCGGCCTTGGAGCGTTTGGCGGGTGAGCACGTGGTGGATTTGCTGTGGCACTTGCCCACAAACGTGGTGGACCGTCGCCATCAATGCAAGATCGCTGAGGCTGGGCACGGTGAAATGGCCACCATCACGGTGCGCGTGGGTGAGCACATCAAACCGCCCAACAAGCGCAGACCGTACCGGGTGCTGTGCCACGACGACACGGGCACGTTGGTGCTGACCTTTTTCCATGCCCACGCGGATTATCTGACGAAGACCTTGCCCGAAGGTGAGCTGCGCGTCGTGTCCGGCACGGTGGAGCACTATAACAATGAAGTCCAAATCACCCACCCCGACCATATCGTCAAGGAGGAAGAGTTAGACAGTGTACTTCGTCTAGAACCCGTCTATCCCCTCACCCACGGTGTGACCCAGAAAGTCCTGGCGAAGGCCATCAACGGGGCTTTGGGGGAAACCAAACCGTTGGCGGAGTGGCACGACAAGGCGCTGCAATCCTCGCGCAAGTGGCCCAGTTGGCATGAAAGCCTGATGGCGGCTCATGCGCCGGATGAAACGTCGGCCTTGGACCCTAAGGACACAACCCGCCAACGCTTGGCCTATGACGAATTGCTGGCCAACCAGCTGGCTTTGGGATTGGTCCGTCGCGGAATGCGCAAAGCCAAGGGTGCGCCAAGCTCCGGCGACGGACATCTCCGCCAAAAGGTTACAGACGCCCTGCCCTTTGAGCTGACGAATTCTCAAACCACATCCTTAGCGGAAATTATCGCCGATATGGAAAGCGATTACCGTATGCTGCGCTTGCTGCAAGGCGATGTGGGTTCGGGCAAGACGGTTGTTGCACTCATGAGCATGCTCGCCGCCATTGAAGCGGGTGGGCAAGCCGTGCTCATGGCCCCGACGGAAATTTTGGCGCGCCAACACCTCAAAACCATAGAGCCCTTGGCCCAAGCCGCAGGCGTGACCCTTGCTATCCTGACGGGGCGCGAAAAAGGCAAAAACCGCGAAGGCATTTTGGCGGGCTTGGTGTCGGGCGAAACCAAAATTGCTGTCGGCACCCACGCTTTGTTCCAAGACGATGTGGCGTTCGACAATGTGCGCATGGCCGTGATTGATGAACAACACCGATTTGGCGTGCATCAGCGTTTGGAACTGGCGGCCAAAGGTGAAGCGGTTGATGTGTTGGTCATGACCGCAACGCCCATTCCGCGCACCTTGATGCTGACAGCCTACGGCGATATGGACGTATCACGCTTGTTGGAAAAGCCTGCCGGACGCCAGCCTGTGGACACACGGGTGTTCCCGTCTTCGAAATTGGGATCAATTGCCGAAGGCATCGCGCGAAAGCTGGATGCGGGTACGCGGGCCTATTGGGTCTGTCCTTTGGTGGAAGAAAGCGAAAAGCTCGACTTGGCTGCCGCCGAAGATCGCTTTGAAGATTTGAAGAAGATGTATGGCGAACGCGTCGGTCTGGTCCATGGGCGCATGAAGGGCAAAGAAAAAGACACAGTTATGGCGGACTTCAAAGACGGCAAGATCGACGTCTTGGTCGCCACCACCGTCATCGAAGTCGGTGTCGATGTGCCGGAAGCCACGGTCATGGTGATCGAACACGCCGAACGCTTCGGTTTGGCCCAGCTTCACCAATTGCGCGGACGCATCGGGCGCGGGACGGAGGCGTCGCAGTGTTTGCTGGTTTACCAACCGCCTTTGGGCGAAGTGGCAGAGAAACGCCTGAAGATCATGCGCGAGACCGAAGACGGGTTTGTCATCGCCGAAGAAGATCTCAAACTGCGTGGCGCAGGCGAACTGCTGGGGACGCGTCAAAGCGGCTTGCCGGAATTTCGCATGGCGGATTTGGATGCGCACGCTGATTTGTTGTCCGTCGCCACGGACGACGCCAAGGTCATCTTGGAAACCGATCCGGACTTACAAACAGAACGCGGCCAGGCCCTGCGCACCCTGCTCTATTTGTTCGAGCGTGATGCTGCGATCAAGTATTTGCGGTCCGGTTAG
- the mfd gene encoding transcription-repair coupling factor, producing the protein MKHLIDKLSQPGRVRICGAPAGQDARVVAELADGGQDVLFVARDDISAARMTDALQFFAPNVEILEFPAWDCLPYDRVSPNAAVVSARIDTLTRLLNKDLRARVVIATVSAFLQRVPPKDAFADSSLILRAGDEIDPDKLDTYLVEHGYHNAQTVMEPGEFAKRGGLVDIFPTGSKEPVRLDFFGDEVETIRRFDPASQRTTGELEELSLRPVSEVPLNEDAISRFRTGYRALFGAVTKEDPLYEAVSEARRHIGMEHWLPLFYDGRLDTVLDYMPKAAVLLDHQNADAVDARLDLVEEYYQARKIMMDGAKGTQTQDAPIYKPIPTERLYVQASEMDTLLKAYGTADLDPFDAPETDEVLSAGAKAGREFSDARMNPDANVFDALGEHIQYLAGQGKSTVIGAFTNGTRERLMTVMGEHGLGPLVEIEAWSEAGALKKGTIGVAVLGLERGFVTEDIAVISEQDVLGERLSRPGKRKVSAQNFIADVSTLSEGDMVVHVEHGIAQYAGLVTLDVGGAAHDCLKLVYSGEDKLFLPVENIDVITRYGSEDAGAQLDKLGGAAWQARRAGMKQRLKDMAEQLIKIAASRELRETAKMVPDAGALDEFASRFPYGETEDQARAIFDVVGDLAKGRPTDRLVCGDVGFGKTEVALRAAFVAALSGRQVALVVPTTLLARQHFKNFQERFKGFPVKVAQLSRLVTSKDVKQIKEGMKKGDIDIVIGTHALLANDVKFRDLGLLIVDEEQHFGVKHKERLKSMKSDVHVLTLTATPIPRTLQLALTGVREMSLIATPPVDRLAVRTFVMPFDPVVVREAIIRERFRGGQTFYVCPRIQDQAHLQKKLKELVPEASVAVVNGQMPARDLENVISEFYEGKYDVLLSTNIIESGLDLPSVNTILIHRADMFGLAQLYQLRGRVGRSKTRAYAYLTLPPGKKLTPTAEKRLTVMQTLDTLGAGFQLASHDLDIRGAGNLLGEEQSGHIREVGVELYQQMLEEAVAEAKTLAEGGEVSLSGNEDYSPQVSLGIPVLIPDSYVADLNLRMELYRRVARLSSDQESETFAAEMIDRFGSLPGEVENLLKTVAIKRLCRQAHIDKIDSGPKGAVVSFRNDQFPNPLGLVKYIQDQVGTAKLRPDQKVVLKRAWNSGEDRLKGVTSLVKTLAQIAQADPV; encoded by the coding sequence GTGAAGCATCTCATCGACAAACTCAGTCAGCCCGGACGTGTCCGCATTTGCGGGGCACCCGCAGGCCAAGACGCGCGCGTGGTGGCGGAATTGGCCGACGGCGGACAAGACGTTCTGTTCGTGGCGCGTGATGACATTTCCGCAGCCCGCATGACCGACGCCCTGCAGTTTTTTGCCCCAAACGTTGAGATCTTGGAATTTCCCGCTTGGGACTGCCTACCCTACGACCGGGTGTCGCCCAATGCCGCTGTGGTCAGCGCGCGGATTGATACGTTGACGCGCTTGCTCAACAAAGATTTGCGCGCGCGGGTGGTTATCGCCACCGTCAGCGCCTTTTTGCAACGCGTGCCGCCAAAGGACGCCTTTGCCGATTCCAGCCTGATTTTGCGGGCGGGCGACGAGATCGATCCGGACAAGCTCGACACCTACCTGGTCGAGCACGGCTATCACAACGCCCAGACCGTCATGGAGCCCGGTGAATTTGCCAAACGCGGCGGCCTGGTCGACATCTTCCCGACCGGATCAAAAGAGCCGGTGCGTCTGGATTTTTTTGGTGACGAAGTGGAAACCATTCGCCGTTTCGACCCGGCCTCTCAACGCACAACAGGGGAGCTGGAAGAACTGTCCTTGCGCCCCGTGTCCGAAGTGCCTTTAAACGAAGACGCCATTTCACGCTTTCGCACGGGCTATCGCGCTTTGTTTGGGGCGGTCACCAAAGAAGACCCGCTGTATGAAGCTGTGTCCGAGGCGCGGCGCCACATCGGTATGGAACACTGGTTGCCGCTGTTTTACGACGGGCGTTTGGACACCGTGTTGGACTACATGCCCAAGGCCGCCGTTCTGCTGGATCATCAAAATGCAGACGCGGTTGATGCCCGCCTCGACTTGGTTGAAGAATATTACCAAGCCCGCAAAATCATGATGGACGGGGCCAAAGGCACGCAGACCCAAGACGCACCGATTTACAAACCGATCCCGACCGAACGCTTGTATGTCCAGGCGAGCGAGATGGATACGCTGCTCAAAGCCTATGGGACGGCTGACCTTGACCCGTTCGACGCTCCCGAAACCGATGAGGTCCTCAGCGCAGGTGCCAAAGCGGGGCGCGAGTTTTCGGACGCGCGCATGAACCCAGACGCCAACGTCTTTGATGCGTTGGGCGAACACATTCAGTATTTGGCCGGGCAGGGCAAAAGCACCGTCATCGGCGCATTCACCAACGGCACACGCGAACGGCTCATGACGGTGATGGGTGAACACGGACTTGGCCCCTTGGTGGAAATTGAAGCTTGGTCGGAAGCAGGGGCGCTCAAAAAGGGCACGATTGGCGTTGCTGTCTTGGGTTTGGAACGCGGTTTTGTCACCGAAGACATCGCCGTCATTTCCGAACAAGACGTGTTGGGTGAGCGCCTATCGCGTCCCGGCAAACGCAAAGTCAGTGCCCAAAACTTCATCGCTGACGTCTCCACCCTGTCCGAAGGCGACATGGTCGTGCACGTGGAACACGGCATCGCGCAGTACGCGGGCCTTGTGACCTTGGACGTTGGCGGGGCTGCACACGATTGTTTAAAGCTGGTTTATTCCGGCGAAGACAAGCTGTTCCTGCCGGTCGAAAACATCGACGTGATCACGCGCTACGGCTCCGAAGATGCGGGCGCGCAGCTGGACAAGTTGGGCGGTGCCGCATGGCAAGCGCGCCGCGCGGGCATGAAGCAGCGCCTCAAAGACATGGCCGAACAGCTGATCAAAATCGCAGCATCCCGCGAACTGCGCGAAACGGCAAAAATGGTGCCCGACGCCGGTGCCTTGGACGAATTTGCGTCTCGCTTTCCTTATGGAGAGACCGAAGACCAAGCCCGTGCCATTTTCGACGTGGTGGGCGATTTGGCCAAGGGCCGCCCGACGGATCGTTTGGTCTGTGGCGACGTGGGCTTTGGCAAAACCGAGGTTGCCTTGCGCGCCGCCTTTGTCGCAGCCTTGTCCGGTCGCCAAGTGGCTTTGGTGGTGCCGACCACATTGCTGGCGCGCCAACACTTCAAGAACTTCCAAGAACGTTTCAAAGGCTTTCCGGTCAAGGTCGCACAGTTGTCGCGTCTGGTGACCAGTAAAGACGTGAAGCAGATCAAGGAAGGCATGAAAAAAGGGGACATCGACATTGTCATCGGCACACATGCGCTGTTGGCCAACGATGTGAAGTTCCGGGACTTAGGCCTTTTGATCGTTGACGAAGAACAACACTTCGGCGTCAAACACAAAGAACGTCTGAAATCCATGAAGTCGGACGTGCATGTTCTGACGCTCACCGCCACGCCGATCCCGCGCACATTGCAGCTGGCTTTGACAGGTGTGCGTGAAATGAGCTTGATCGCTACGCCACCTGTAGACCGCTTGGCCGTTCGCACCTTTGTGATGCCGTTTGATCCCGTGGTGGTGCGTGAAGCCATCATTCGCGAACGGTTCCGTGGTGGTCAGACGTTCTATGTCTGCCCGCGTATCCAAGATCAAGCGCATCTGCAAAAGAAACTCAAAGAACTGGTCCCCGAAGCCTCCGTCGCTGTGGTCAACGGCCAAATGCCGGCAAGGGATCTGGAAAACGTGATCTCTGAATTTTACGAGGGCAAATACGATGTGTTGCTGTCCACCAACATCATTGAAAGCGGCCTGGATCTGCCCAGTGTGAACACCATCCTTATTCACCGCGCCGATATGTTTGGGCTTGCTCAGCTCTATCAATTGCGTGGCCGCGTGGGGCGCAGCAAAACGCGGGCGTATGCCTACCTGACGTTGCCACCCGGCAAAAAGCTCACACCCACGGCGGAAAAACGCCTAACCGTGATGCAGACCTTGGACACCTTGGGGGCAGGCTTCCAATTGGCGTCCCACGACTTGGACATTCGCGGTGCGGGCAATTTGCTGGGCGAAGAACAGTCCGGCCACATCCGCGAAGTGGGAGTGGAGCTCTATCAACAGATGCTCGAAGAAGCCGTGGCCGAAGCCAAGACCTTGGCCGAAGGCGGGGAGGTGAGTTTGAGCGGGAATGAGGATTATTCACCGCAAGTCTCACTTGGCATTCCGGTGCTCATTCCCGACAGCTATGTAGCCGATTTGAACCTGCGCATGGAGCTCTATCGCCGGGTTGCTCGCTTAAGCTCCGACCAAGAAAGCGAAACCTTTGCAGCCGAAATGATCGATCGCTTTGGATCGCTGCCGGGCGAAGTGGAAAACCTGCTCAAAACCGTCGCGATCAAACGCCTGTGTCGTCAGGCACACATCGACAAAATCGACAGCGGTCCCAAAGGGGCTGTGGTGTCGTTCCGCAACGACCAATTCCCCAACCCTTTAGGCCTTGTCAAATACATCCAAGACCAAGTCGGCACGGCCAAGCTGCGCCCAGACCAAAAGGTTGTGCTCAAACGCGCGTGGAATTCCGGTGAGGATCGCTTAAAGGGCGTCACCAGTTTGGTCAAAACCTTAGCGCAAATCGCACAAGCTGATCCAGTTTAA
- a CDS encoding DsbA family oxidoreductase, giving the protein MQIDIYFDPICPWCFIGKRRLQRALGQRATISAELKWRPFMLNPEMPLSGMDRQAYMLHKFGSEARVRRLLGALEETGQSEEIDFQFDRIQHTPSTVNAHRLVRYAAEHGLGEQAVERLFCAYFQDGVNIGEPDELSNIGRSIGLDGGALDMYLDSTMDVSWVGDQNNLAHRQGVNGVPCFMLDGELALQGAQPSEILARLLDAASAATTAA; this is encoded by the coding sequence ATGCAAATAGACATCTATTTCGACCCGATTTGTCCGTGGTGTTTCATCGGTAAGCGCCGCCTGCAACGCGCCCTGGGCCAACGTGCGACCATCAGTGCTGAGCTCAAGTGGCGCCCGTTTATGCTCAACCCTGAAATGCCCCTCAGCGGCATGGATCGCCAAGCTTATATGCTGCATAAATTCGGATCGGAAGCCCGCGTGCGACGTTTATTGGGGGCCTTGGAAGAAACCGGACAGTCGGAAGAAATCGACTTTCAATTTGATCGCATTCAACACACCCCGTCGACCGTAAATGCCCATCGTTTGGTGCGTTATGCCGCCGAACATGGACTTGGAGAGCAAGCTGTGGAGCGTCTGTTCTGCGCCTACTTCCAAGACGGCGTCAACATCGGTGAACCGGACGAGCTTTCGAACATCGGGCGGTCCATTGGATTGGATGGCGGGGCATTGGATATGTACCTCGACAGCACCATGGATGTCTCCTGGGTCGGCGATCAAAACAACCTCGCCCACCGTCAAGGGGTTAATGGGGTTCCGTGCTTTATGCTGGACGGAGAGTTGGCCCTTCAAGGTGCACAACCGTCAGAGATATTGGCGCGTCTTCTGGACGCCGCGTCGGCGGCAACAACTGCCGCTTAA
- a CDS encoding DUF502 domain-containing protein — protein sequence MSRLRGYFIAGILITAPISITFYLAYLFVTYVDSKVTPLIPVKFNPETYLPYSLPGLGLIIVIVSLILIGAFTAGFMGRFFQRVWDRVMDNVPVLRGVYKALKQILETVLANQSTAFREAVLVEYPRRGMWVIAFITGKTQGEVQAITEEDVINLFVPTTPNPTSGFLIFVPKEDIVPLSMNVEEALKMVISGGIVTPPDHRTPEQIEATKMHSTEGTVHDQ from the coding sequence ATGAGCCGCTTGCGCGGTTATTTCATCGCGGGCATCCTGATTACCGCGCCGATTTCCATCACATTTTATCTCGCCTATTTGTTTGTCACGTATGTAGACAGCAAAGTCACGCCGCTGATCCCGGTGAAGTTTAACCCGGAAACCTATCTGCCTTACTCACTTCCCGGTTTGGGGCTGATCATCGTGATCGTCAGCTTGATTTTGATCGGTGCGTTCACGGCAGGCTTCATGGGGCGTTTTTTCCAACGTGTTTGGGACCGGGTTATGGACAACGTCCCGGTGCTGCGTGGTGTTTACAAAGCGCTCAAACAAATCCTGGAAACGGTATTGGCAAACCAATCCACAGCCTTTCGCGAAGCGGTGTTGGTGGAATACCCGCGCCGCGGCATGTGGGTGATTGCGTTCATCACCGGCAAGACCCAAGGCGAAGTGCAAGCCATTACCGAAGAAGACGTCATCAACCTGTTCGTACCGACCACGCCCAATCCGACGTCTGGCTTTTTGATCTTTGTTCCCAAAGAAGACATTGTGCCGCTGTCGATGAATGTGGAAGAGGCGCTTAAAATGGTCATCTCCGGTGGCATCGTCACACCGCCCGATCACAGGACACCTGAACAGATCGAAGCCACAAAGATGCATTCGACCGAGGGCACGGTTCACGATCAATAG
- a CDS encoding FAD assembly factor SdhE: MDPKRKRLLYHCNHMGMKENDVMFGNFAEAHIETLTDADVVELEALLQNSDLDLFKWVLGKEPVPEQWNTALMKRLQDFNVGVETE, encoded by the coding sequence ATGGACCCCAAACGCAAACGCCTTTTGTATCACTGCAATCATATGGGCATGAAGGAAAACGACGTGATGTTCGGCAACTTTGCCGAGGCGCACATTGAAACACTCACCGACGCCGACGTCGTAGAGCTGGAAGCCTTGCTGCAAAACAGCGATTTGGACCTGTTTAAGTGGGTTTTGGGCAAAGAACCCGTGCCCGAACAATGGAATACTGCCCTGATGAAGCGCCTGCAGGACTTCAACGTTGGCGTTGAAACCGAATAA
- a CDS encoding DUF2927 domain-containing protein: MRMLLSAFCLAFLLATPGAAQELRPKLDDLVRHYAKVLFGSEYNPKLAKKAVSKWQGTVGITINGKPTQQLAAMTSKHLNTIAGLTKLKFKQIKPGTPMQRIDLIFMKRKHMTNINGLPGPFMSNIRQMAADPSMRCFFLSQSNAENRINYALVMVNIDMDPAHLNACLLEELSQVMGLPNDVDAYWPTIFQPIDTSTELSVWDRLYLKTLYDPRTKPGMKPVDAVFTAKGIFAEAMAKIP, encoded by the coding sequence ATGCGAATGCTTTTAAGCGCGTTCTGTCTTGCATTTCTGTTGGCGACGCCTGGCGCAGCGCAAGAGCTCAGGCCGAAGCTGGACGATTTGGTGCGCCATTATGCCAAGGTCCTGTTTGGCTCGGAATACAATCCAAAACTCGCGAAAAAAGCCGTGAGCAAGTGGCAGGGGACCGTTGGCATTACCATCAACGGCAAGCCCACCCAACAACTTGCAGCCATGACAAGCAAGCACCTTAACACCATTGCCGGGCTCACTAAGCTGAAGTTCAAGCAGATTAAACCCGGCACGCCTATGCAGCGTATTGATCTGATCTTTATGAAGCGCAAGCACATGACCAACATCAACGGGCTGCCGGGGCCGTTTATGAGCAATATCCGTCAAATGGCCGCGGACCCGTCGATGCGGTGTTTTTTCCTGTCACAATCCAATGCTGAGAATCGCATCAATTATGCCCTGGTCATGGTCAATATCGACATGGACCCGGCACATTTAAATGCCTGCCTGCTTGAAGAGCTCAGCCAGGTTATGGGTCTGCCAAACGATGTGGATGCCTATTGGCCGACGATCTTCCAGCCCATCGACACGTCGACTGAGCTGTCCGTATGGGATCGGTTGTATCTCAAAACGCTCTATGATCCGCGCACCAAACCCGGCATGAAACCCGTCGATGCCGTATTTACAGCCAAAGGTATCTTTGCCGAGGCCATGGCTAAAATACCCTAA
- a CDS encoding methyl-accepting chemotaxis protein — protein sequence MLEQNTDEVVTDIDEDIEGALSKLEDGEFIEVPEGSSRIGHKIRLVADKMMGFGGRSLERMVSVSVALNDAVIGAASMTRDVREVDHRSQSIAAATEEMVATVKDIASNSDAAAAEAELAHEAANSGKSAAERSITSMESIAQAVEGAAAKVDTLQEAALQISDMVGEIDGIAKQTNLLALNATIEAARAGEAGKGFAVVASEVKNLANQTSHVTDEITKRIEHLRSEMNVIVHSMEEGANAVAAGREVIQTTGNEMDTIATRITDVTTRMGEIANVLSQQTEASNEVSQGIAVIAQMASKNVESIDTVVDAMDKADKGITADMDDVMTMQVPNAAIVRAKSDHVIWKKKLAEMVIGRTTLNPDELADHTSCRLGKWVAGITDPTILSHPAFKALEEPHAQVHIHGIEAARRYADHDLEGALAEIELVEKPSLEVLRILDELIASK from the coding sequence ATGCTCGAGCAAAACACGGATGAAGTCGTCACGGATATTGATGAAGATATCGAAGGCGCTCTGTCTAAACTGGAAGACGGTGAATTCATCGAAGTTCCGGAAGGCTCGTCGCGCATTGGGCATAAGATCAGACTTGTCGCCGATAAGATGATGGGCTTTGGCGGTCGTTCGTTGGAGCGTATGGTCAGTGTTTCCGTTGCGTTGAACGATGCTGTGATTGGTGCTGCTTCCATGACCCGCGATGTGCGTGAGGTCGATCATCGCTCTCAATCCATTGCAGCGGCCACCGAAGAGATGGTCGCCACCGTCAAAGACATTGCCTCAAACTCCGATGCTGCGGCTGCAGAAGCCGAATTGGCGCATGAGGCGGCGAATTCCGGCAAATCTGCTGCTGAGCGTTCGATCACCTCCATGGAAAGCATTGCGCAAGCTGTCGAAGGTGCTGCGGCCAAAGTCGATACCCTTCAAGAAGCCGCCTTGCAGATCAGTGACATGGTCGGTGAAATCGACGGTATTGCAAAGCAAACCAACTTGTTGGCACTGAACGCAACGATTGAAGCTGCGCGCGCAGGTGAAGCGGGTAAAGGCTTTGCCGTTGTGGCTTCTGAGGTGAAAAACCTCGCCAATCAAACGTCGCACGTGACGGATGAAATCACCAAGCGTATTGAGCACCTGCGCAGTGAAATGAATGTCATCGTTCACTCTATGGAAGAAGGCGCAAACGCTGTGGCTGCTGGGCGTGAGGTGATCCAAACCACGGGCAACGAAATGGATACCATTGCCACGCGCATCACCGATGTGACGACGCGCATGGGTGAAATCGCCAATGTCTTGAGCCAACAGACCGAGGCCTCCAACGAAGTCAGCCAAGGTATTGCGGTGATCGCCCAAATGGCCAGCAAGAACGTGGAGTCTATTGACACTGTTGTGGACGCCATGGACAAGGCCGACAAAGGCATCACCGCCGACATGGACGACGTGATGACCATGCAAGTCCCCAATGCGGCCATTGTGCGGGCGAAATCGGATCACGTGATCTGGAAAAAGAAATTGGCCGAAATGGTCATCGGCCGCACGACGCTGAACCCGGACGAGCTTGCGGATCACACCTCTTGTCGTTTGGGCAAATGGGTTGCGGGTATTACGGATCCGACGATCCTCAGCCACCCGGCGTTCAAAGCTTTGGAAGAGCCCCACGCCCAGGTTCACATTCACGGTATTGAAGCCGCTCGCAGATACGCGGACCACGACTTGGAAGGTGCTTTGGCGGAAATCGAGTTGGTCGAAAAGCCGTCCTTGGAAGTGTTGCGGATCTTGGACGAATTGATCGCTTCGAAATAG